The DNA region CAAGCTGTGTTCTTTGCAAGATATAAATCTGTTGGCAAACTTCTAGACTTCGGAGAACTTTTCCTTTCTGAAATTTATAAACTTGGTTATTCCCGTTGTATGTGTATTCCAAACTGATTTCccaattttctaattttctttgtttgaatTTCAGTTTCACTAAATTGTGACATCTCGATTTCCTTTCCAGGTGTTGAGTGTGGAACTGGATCTTTGGTTATGGGCTTTTGGCATACAATGCCCATCTCTTCAACACCATCGGACACTCTCTATCTATTATTGACTATAGAAATTAAGCTCCATCATCTCCATTGCAGTCTTGCattcaaatgatttttttggttttgggaTTTTGATATTTATGTGTCTAGATGTAAGAGTGCAATTATACAGGATTCTTTCCCCTCCTAGTGGTGAATTTACTTTCTTTTAGGAGTACGGAGGTTGAATATCAGTTATTTAACCTCTTTCAATCGAGTTAAATGTCTGTCAATTGAcctacatacatatattattttctttaatggTAAATGTTGGCTGGAGAAATGCCTGACTCTTTGCTTAATTGGCCCTTTTTGTCTCATGTTTTTGATTGCCTTTGACTGTTTCCATGATTTTTAATGGTGGAGAAATTTCAATGAGAATGTCTTTTTAAACCTCCTTTGCTACATGGCCTCTGGAAGATACATTACTCTTTCCTATTTATAGGCCTTAAGAAATTTTTCTCAACTCTTAAGATTTACTAAAGGCTGCAACGTTAGTATGATTAGTTCTAGTATAAAGTTTTCCATTttacgattcaaaaactacttATGGTCTCACTGGTAATACCGAGCTATTACATTTAAGAGGAACATGTCTACATATTTAGATGTTTAGAAGGTCTAGTTACGCTTTGTACATCTCAGGTATGCTTCGTTCAACTTGGTTGTATCTTCCTGCAGTAGCTGTACATGCACATCACCTGCTCAAGAACGAGCATCCATGTTGCAGCTGCTCCCTTGTAGTTAATGAAGCGAGGGGTTTTTGGTGATTGGCAGGCTGCCATCATAAGTACATTGCGGAATTCCTGGATTCCTCACAAGTCTTGGCCCAAGAGGCACTTTATGGACCTTTGGGCGAATATCCTGCATCAAACAACCGATTCTGTTGGAATAAGCCTGAACTTCCCCCTCATGAAAACCAGCAATAGAGGGACTGATTTCTTAGAATCAGGTTTAAATAGATTTAAATCAATTTCAGTTATTTTTATCTATCATCTTTAATTACCTATCTTATGTGGTTTCATTCACTACTTAGCAAGGAATTTTGGTTCTGGTCATGTGATAAAAGTTGAGTTTGATGCTAAGAGGATGTAACATCATGTCAGCTTAGACTGCTTGCTTTATCTTCCATGAATAAGGAACGAGAAAGCTATTCGTGTACGCAGCTTATTTGTCCACTAATCCAATAAGGTGTTTAAATTAGCATAGCACAGGAAAAGAATGCTCGCTTAGAAAGAAATGTAGAGTAGAGGCCACAGAAATGGAATTTCTTAAATAGTTCAGAAGGAAAAGATTTTGTAAAGACTAAAGCAATTTGTAATTCTTATAAGTCATTAGTATTTAGCATTATGTGATGAGCATTTAACAAATCTCCTCTTCATAAATTTTTGTCCTTAACACAACAGGACTCAGAATGATCAGGAAATGTGTGACCTTGAACGTACTGATTCAGCTATAGACTTATAAACTGGAGCAAAAAAGATATTTATTTTGCTAGAGTAAACTCCGAGGTATTTAGGTTTAAGCATTCATGTTCTGAATACAGATACTATGCTATAGATTGTAGTTCTATCTCCTGAAATATAACTTTCGTCTGGATTTCAGTCATTTCATGGGAATTGTAGGTTGTAGGATTACTATCAGAGAAGGTGTTCCTAGAAGATATCTTGACTTAGTACGAGTCTTGCTGGAGTACTCCATGCTTAGTAGCCAGAAGATGTAGCAATTTCAAAGATTGGAGTCACTTGATGTAGGTCACCTTTATTGGAGTTGTACGTTGCTAGTGTAAAAGATATTTATTTTGCTAGTGTAATCTCCGAGGTATTTAGGTTTAAGTATTCACGTTCTGAATACAGATACTATGCTATAGATTGTAGTTCTATCTCCTAAAATATAACTTTAGTCTGGATTTCAGTCATTTCATGGGAATTGTAGGTTGTAGGATTACTATCAGAGAAGGTGTTCCTAGAAGATATCTTGACTTAGTATGAGTCTTGCTGGAGTACTCCATGCTTATTAGCCAGAAGATGTAGCAATTTCAAAGATTGGAGTCACTAGATGTTGGTCACCTTTATTGGACTTGTACGTTGCAACTTTTATGATTTACCATGATTGAACTCTGAGAACATCTAATACCTGGTCAAAAATAGCAGTTGGAATGGCAAGGGTGGCAACAGCATTGGGGGCATCAACGATTCCTGAAATCCTTCCTTCACAGGGACAGCACGAAAGTAGAAGATACACCTGATAGCACCAACTTCATTGTGGTCATAGCAATAATTAATGTTCATATTTACTCGAATTGCTTTATTCTTCTGGATGTTAATGTTATCTATTCCCGAGAATCTTCTGTTACAAGGGTGATTTTCAGGGAGAGATTTTTAATACCTGTTCCTTTGTGTAGCCAAATTTTGAGAGGTAGTCAATTGCATTTAGTACTGCACGCTTGTATGCAACACTGGCATCAAGATAGTGCTGTTGTCCACTTTCATCTACACTGATGCCCTCAAACACCAACCACTCTGAGAATCTTGGCTCCATGGGCCCTATCTCAAATATTGGGTTTACATGTAGAGGTGTGGGTCCCATTGGAGTGAGATATTCTCTCATTCCGTCTCTTATAATTTCACACCTGTTTACAAGCAAAATGATGTAAATCTAATATCTGGTACAGGTCTATTATTAGCTTCTAAATGCAGAGGTGTAGCACATAGGAAGAAAAACACCTGATGCAAAAAGAGTAAGGAGGTCTCTCTTGTGTTCATGTTGATGAAATGAAAAGTTAATTGCTGCTGTTGTTTGTCAGGTTGTACTTCATAGTTCAGGTTCATATATAAAAAAGTTCCAGGATGTTCAGGAAGTAAATAAGATTTAGGAGTATGTAATTTCTTCTTGTGAAGTTTGGTTTAATTGTCTGTTTCTCAAGATTATTGTGTTGTGTTATTGGCTTTACTTACCCTGCTTGGATTTCTAATTCCAGTTGCTAGGTTGGGCTTGCCTCTCCCTGTGGTAACTGGCAGATGAACGATAATACCTCTCAGTTGGAGAAGGTTAAAGTGTCTAGCCGATAACGAAAGAGGGAATTCACTTGGTTGCCTTAGAGAAATCCAAGCTTAGCATCTCTTAATTGCTCTTCTTTCAGTGTATATAGCTATTAGTTTTTTCTAAATATACGCAGCCAAATTGCATTATACATTTTTTTGGACTCCATATGGCTATGCTCCAGCGATTAATTGATAAAGAATTAGGTGAACCAGACGTAAATGACTTCGCTTGCCTAATGTAAATGAGTCGTCCATAACTAACTTGGTTGGTTTCCAACATggtacatattaaaaaaaaaaaaaagaaaaaaagaaaaaaaaaaggctgtTGTATTGAAATTCTTGACTAAACCCTGGCAACCTGTTGCTTTATGTCATACGGATACTTTTGCAACCCTTATATTACGAGTACCTTAAGAAGGCTTATATTGTAGCATTAGCAGTGATGTGAAAGGGGGTGACAGAGGAAAGTTAACACTAAAGTTATTAATGGAGCCCAGTTTTGAAGTTACTTGATATTAGCCTGTAAGGGAATGGTGCATATGACTTTATTTACTGTTTGCTGGTTGATGCAAAGGGACTCGGGTAACAGGCAATCACTAGGCAGCAAAAGACTATTTAGTCATGACCATTTATCGCTAAATGAGATGTAGAACATACTTGAGCTCTAGGAAGCCACTCATCTCAATTGCCCCACAAAATGATACTTCACCATCACCTTGAGAAAAATGCATATCACCAGTACTGAGGTTTGCTCCTTCCACAAATACTGGAAGGTATATTTTTGAACCTCTGCTGAGATTTTTGATGTCacaatttcctccattttcacgTCCAGGTACTGTTCGTGCAGCTTCATTGGCAATTCTATTCCACTCTGGAGTTCCGTCTGGAATCTACATATTGTCATGAGCTGTCAAAAAAACTTGATGTGCTTGGCAGTGAAGTTTGTTTGTTCATTCTATTTCTCTCTTCAGTTTAACATCTTATGACCAAATCATATTCTGTTTACTGGATACAATAATGTCAGGCTGCAGCTTGTTGATAAGCAATTTGTCTTCTCATTCTTTTATAGTTAAGTGACAGAATATATTAACTGTTAGGGTAATGACAAAGTCTTCAGTTGATGAAACAATTGCAAGCCATCATACCTTGCCAAGAATGCACCCTTTTGGTGAAGGTAGGTTAGCCAATGGTCTTGAATGCAAGACCTCACATAATTTGATAGATTGGGGTCcagtttcttcaagctttctTTCCCTCTCATTCCAGATATTGAGTAGTTCTTTTGAAGGCGCTGTTCCAATTATTCCAGGATGAACTAAACCAGGAAATCTTACACCTGTTCGAGAGATGTCCAGTAAATCTTATTAgggtttgatatatatatatatatatttgtctaGGATTTATTAGGAGAAGATGTGCATTTTTACCTGGTATATGAGGTGAGTAGGCATATATGCCTTCGAAATACCAAATGGCTTTAGTTGCACAGGGAAAATGGTCTGTTAGAAATCCTCCACCGTTCTCTCGGTCAAATATTGCTGTAAAACCCCATTCATCACCAGGGAGAGGCCCCAAGTTGCATATTTCAACGGCAAGAAGGTCACCTGGTTGAGCGGGATTTCCATCTGTGTCTACGACTCTTATTGGCCCACTGAGATAATGGACCTGCATAAGAGAGTTATATGATTCAGGTTGAAATGATTTCAAACATAATATGACTTCGGAGTTAGGGCTCTTGGTTAGATTCactggatgttggcttgatatGTTAGTTTATGAACACTTACAGTGGATAGATCAATGGTTTTTACATCAATTGCAGAGTTATTATCTTGGATAGCCCTTGCTGTCCAATCAACCATCTCAATTCGGAACATCTCCCCTGTTCTAATCTCTGTTACAGGAGGTATCTCTGGGTGCCAACGGTTGTGGAGTGGTAACTTTTGTTCCCATGGCTTTTTCTTTAGGTCTATGGGGATaactagtcttggagttcgagGAGCCATGGCGACTTTAATGTGAAACTATGAGCTTGTTTACTTTCATTACATATATCACTCAAAAGGAGCAGGTGACTGATTGCAACAAGGTTGCTCGATGACAAATGGTAGTCACATCTCTGTATCACGGTTTGCCTTCTTGAAAATGACAGAGATATTGGACAGACTTGAGAATAGTATTCATCGCTAAGTAAGCAAATTCAACTTGGAAAACACCGTAACACCAATGAGAAGAGTGACAAAAGGATAATGTTcaattcggaaaagggccaaagtTACCcctgaaatttgaaaaatagtttataCGTAATTCCCCGTTATCTTTATTATTAATACACTTCGTTACAGTTTGGCcaacaaatatacccttgtgtTTAACGGAGTGCACGTGTCAAGTTGACAAGCCAACCCATTAAACCCTTATATTTCATCCGAGTCAATTAAAATCGGATCCGACCTAGCTAAATTAAATCACCAAACACGTTAATATGTTTTCAAACCCAAGTAACCCAAACTGATTTGAAGAAAGAACTTTGACATCACTCTATTGTTGATTCCACCTTCAATTTTCACCGCTTCAAATATAGTGGAATTCATCTTTTGATGATtatcaatatccaaaaaaaCACGACACTTCCAATATCTCAGCAACTTCACTAAAATCAAGGCTTAAAACATTAggcattaattaaaatatcattaagcAATCATATTTCAAGCCATTTCAGTTCAGATCTTCTTCATCTTTATATTCCATCTGAACCCATTTGGCCCTACTCAAATACTTTCTTGCCCAAAATCATTAAGTCaaatgaaaacaaaagaaatgagTGAGAAAGTCAAAACAAAGATACATACCTAAAGAACAATGGAGGAAAGAACCATACCTGAAAGAACAATTTGGCTATTCGGCGATGGGTGAGTTCGGCGGCGAGTTGCTGTAGAGAGAGGTCAGAGGCGGtatattttagagagagagagagattgtaGGTCTGATTTAGGGTTACTTGGGTTTGAAAACATATTAACGTGTTTGGTGATTTAATTTAGCTGGGTCGGATCCGATTTTAATTGACCCGGATGAAATATAAGGGTTTAATGGGTTCCCAACGCGACTGACACGTGGCACTCCGTTAAacacaagggtatatttgttcCAAActataacggtaagggtattAATAGCCCCAAAATATAACGGAGGACATAGataaactatttttcaaagttcggggtaattttggcccttttccgtattcAATTTGAAGCTTAGGCTATGCCTTTGGCAGCCAAGTCCTTGCTTTTCATGTCTGGTACTAGAATTAAAGTGAAATACTGAAACCATACAATATAATACTCTTTCTAGTTTAGATGCTACGTCTTATCTATTGAATTTGTCTTTTTGGCTATTGCTAGAATTCTAGGCTAATAGAACTTAACTTTCACTGTTAAGTGTTAATTTCGTGTTTctcgatttttttaaaaaaagtgttaATTTCGTGTCAAAGTCAAACTTTTATCTTTCACGAAAGTACTAGTTCGAAAGAGGGGATTCAATACAATAGAAGTAATAAAGGTTGAAAACAATGATTTAGGGCATGTTTGGAAAGTAACCTAAATAATtgaaattgggtgtaattacacaatttAGCCTGTTTGTTGACCAATtaaattacacagttaggtgggaattgagtgtaattgagagggtgtaattacactctccaattctcaaggggggagggggggggggtgagaaTTTGATGTAATTACACCTTGTAATTACAgagttactttttagtttgtt from Lycium ferocissimum isolate CSIRO_LF1 chromosome 2, AGI_CSIRO_Lferr_CH_V1, whole genome shotgun sequence includes:
- the LOC132046779 gene encoding uncharacterized protein LOC132046779, yielding MAPRTPRLVIPIDLKKKPWEQKLPLHNRWHPEIPPVTEIRTGEMFRIEMVDWTARAIQDNNSAIDVKTIDLSTVHYLSGPIRVVDTDGNPAQPGDLLAVEICNLGPLPGDEWGFTAIFDRENGGGFLTDHFPCATKAIWYFEGIYAYSPHIPGVRFPGLVHPGIIGTAPSKELLNIWNERERKLEETGPQSIKLCEVLHSRPLANLPSPKGCILGKIPDGTPEWNRIANEAARTVPGRENGGNCDIKNLSRGSKIYLPVFVEGANLSTGDMHFSQGDGEVSFCGAIEMSGFLELKCEIIRDGMREYLTPMGPTPLHVNPIFEIGPMEPRFSEWLVFEGISVDESGQQHYLDASVAYKRAVLNAIDYLSKFGYTKEQVYLLLSCCPCEGRISGIVDAPNAVATLAIPTAIFDQDIRPKVHKVPLGPRLVRNPGIPQCTYDGSLPITKNPSLH